GCCTCGTTGATCTCCACGAAGTCGAGGTCGGCCACGTCCCAGCCCTGCTTGCGGAGGGCCTCCTTGACCGCGTCCGCGGGCTGCGAGTGGAGCTGCGAGCTGTCCGGTCCGGCGGTCTGACCCGCGGCGCCGACGGTGGCGAGCACCGGCAGACCCCTCTCCTCGGCGTACGCGCGCGAGGTCACGACGAGGGCGGCGGCGCCGTCCGACAGGGGCGAGGAGTTGCCTGCGGTGATGGTCCCGTCCGCCGTGAAGGCCGGGCGCAGGCCCCCGAGGGACTCGACGGTGGCGTCCGGACGGACGCCCTCGTCCTGGGACACCACGAGGGGCTCACCCTTGCGCTGCGGGATCTCGACGGACGCGATCTCGGCGTCGAAGACACCGTCGGCCTGGGCCTGCGCGGCGCGCTGGTGGGAGGCGGCGGCGACCTCGTCCTGCTCCGCGCGGCTGAGGCCTCGCTCGGCGTTGCCGGACTCGGTCAGCTCGCCCATCGCCTCATGGCTCAGGGTGTCGGTGAGGCCGTCCCACTCCACAGAGTCCAGGAGGGTCGCCTGGCCGTACTTGAAGCCCTTGCGCGCCTTCGGCATCAGGTGCGGGGCGTTCGTCATCGACTCCTGTCCCCCGGCCACCACGACCCGCGCCTCGCCGAGGCGGATGAGGCGGGCGGCATCGGTGACGGCCACGAGGCCGGAGAGGCACACCTTGTTCAGGGTCATGGCGGGGACGTCCCACCCGATGCCGGCGGCGAGCGCGGCCTGACGGGCCGGGTTCTGACCGGCGCCGGCCTGCACGACCTGGCCCAGGTAGACCATGTCCACATCCTCGGCCGGGACGCCGGACCGCTCCAGGGCGTGCCGGATCGCATGGGCGCCGAGCTCCACGGCCTGCAGGCCGGCCTGCTGGCCGAGGAGTCGGGTGAAGGGTGTGCGGGCGCCGCCGACGATGACGGCGTCGGTGGGCTGCGGCTGGGGGGTCGAGGCGGTCATGGCGGTCCTCCTGGGTCGGTGGGCGGCGCACGGGCGCGCCGAGTCACTCACACCCATCCTATGACGACCGTCACAGATCCGACGGTGCGTTGCACCGCGTCGGCCGCGGGTGGACCCATGCGTGGGCGCGTCTCAGCGGGCGGTCCGGTCTGCCGCCGCCCCCAGCCGCCGGATGGAGCCGACGAGCTTCTCCTCGATCAGGGCCCATGCGCGGGCGAGGCGCTTCTCCTGGTCCGGGGCGATCCGGGTGCCGTCGTACGTCACGCGCACCCGGGTGGACTCCTCCGAGACCGGCTCGAGCTCCCACGTCCACAGCTGGCCGCTCGGCGCCTCCCCCAGCCTCCCGGGCTCCCAGGCGATCACGCGGTCCCGCTCGAACCGGTGGACCACGCACTCCACACGGACGCCGTGGGCCAGGTCCATCCGGAACCTGTCCCCCACGCCGCAGATCGGAGCGGGGTCGACGGGCGCGGCGACGTTGGTCCCGCCGTCGATCTCGGGGTGCCGGGCCGGGTCCGCGAGCAGCGCGAACAGGGCGGCCGCGGGGGCGGCCACGGTCTCCTCGGCGCTCACGGGCGGCGGCGTGGCGGGCTTGGTGGTCTCCTCGATCTCGGTCATGGGGCCATCCTGGCCGGTGCCTCCCCCGCAGGGAACCCCCGCCACGGGACCACCCGCCCACGACGACGCCGGCCCGCACCCTCGCGCGGAGGGTGCGGGCCGGCGTCGTGGGCGGCCGAGCCGAGCGCTCAGAGGCCCTTGCCGGAGGGCGAGACCAGGATCTTCACCGCGGTCTCGTTATGGTTGATGAGGGTGTCGAAGCCCTTCTCCACGATCTCGTCCAGGCCGATCCTCCCGGTGATGAACGGCTTCAGGTCCACCTCCCCGGCCTCGACCATGCGCACCGTGTCGGCGTGGTCGTGGGCGTAGGCGATGGTGCCGCGCAGGTCGATCTCCTTCATGACCAGCTTGTGCAGCGCGACCTTCGGCTCGTGCCCCCAGATGGACTCGTTGACGATCACGCCGCCTGGACGCACGGCGTCCAGCAGCAGGTCCAGGACCACGTCTACCGAGGTGCACTCGAAGGCGACGTCCACGCCCCGCCCGTCCGTGAGCTCGCGCACGCGGGCGGCCACGTCGACCTCGCGGGGGTCGAAGGCCTCGTCCACGACGCCCGCGTCCACCACCTTCTGGCGGCGCAGCTCGGAGAGCTCGGAGACGTAGACCGTGAGGCCCTTGCCCTTGAGCACGGCGGCAGTGAGGGCGCCGATGGGGCCCGCACCGCCGATCAGTGCCGTGCCGGAGGTCGGGGAGCCGGCACGCACCCACGCGTGGTGGGCCACGGAGAGGGGCTCGATGAGGGCCGCCTCGTCCAGGGGCACGGAGTCGGCCACCGGGTGGACCCAGCGGCGCTCCACGGCGATCTGCTCGGCGAGGCCGCCGCCGTTGCCGCCGAGGCCGATGAAGTTCATGTCCGGGGCCAGGTTGTACTGCTCGTCGTTCTGGTCCTCCGGGCGGATGATGTAGGGCTCCACCACGACCTTCTGGCCCACCGTGAGGTCCTCCACGCCCTCGCCGAGGGCGGCCACGGTGCCGGACATCTCGTGCCCGAGGGTGACCGGGGCGGAGTCCCCGGAGATCGGGTGGGGGTGGCCGTGCGGCGGGATGAAGATGGGACCCTCGAGGTACTCGTGCAGGTCGGTGCCGCAGATGCCGCACCAGGCGACGTCGATCAGCACCTGGCCGGGTCCGGCCGTGGGCGCCTCGATCTCTTCGATGCGGATGTCCTTCTCACCGTGCCAGCGGGCTGCGCGCATGGTCATGGGGTCTTCCTCCTATGGCGTGGCAACTCTCGTGGGAGAGGACCCGAGCCCTGAGGCGGCCCCGGGACGCCTCCAACCCTACATCCGGCATGTGGGACTCCCGCCCTCATGTCCCCCCGCCGTCGGGCCCACGACGACGCCGGCCCGCACCCTCGCGCGGAGGGTGCGGGCCGGCGTCGTGGGCGGCGGGCAGGCAGGGTCAGCCCTTGTCGGCCTCGGCCTCCGCGGCGGCCTCCTTGGCCTGCTCGGCGCGCCAGCGGATGCCGGCGTCGATGAAGTCGTCGATGGCGCCGTCGAACACGGCGGAGGGGTTGCCCTCCTCGTGGCCCGTGCGCAGGTCCTTGACCATCTGGTACGGGTTCAGCACGTAGGAGCGCATCTGGTCGCCCCAGGAGGCCTTGACGTCGCCGGCCATCTCCTTCTTCTTCGCGTCCTCCTCGGCCTTGCGCTGCAGGAGCAGGCGGGACTGGAGCACGCGGAGGGCGGCGGCGCGGTTCTGGATCTGGGACTTCTCGTTCTGCATGGACACGACGATGCCCGTGGGGATGTGCGTCATGCGCACGGCGGAGTCCGTGGTGTTCACGGACTGGCCGCCGGGGCCCGAGGAGCGGAACACGTCCACCTTGATCTCGTTCTCGGGGATCTCGATGGAGTCGTCCGACTCGATCAGCGGGACCACCTCGACCGCCGCGAAGGAGGTCTGGCGGCGGCCCTGGTTGTCGAAGGGGCTGATGCGGACCAGGCGGTGGGTGCCGGCCTCCACGGACAGGGTGCCGAACGCGAACGGTGCGTTGATCTCGAACGTCGCGGACTTCAGGCCGGCCTCCTCCGCGTAGGAAGTGTCCATGACCTTCGAGGACCAGCCCTTCTGCTCGGCCCAGCGCAGGTACATGCGCATGAGGGTCTCGGCGAAGTCGGCCGCGTCCACGCCGCCGGCACCGGCGCGGATGGTGATGACGGCGTCGCGCTGGTCGTACTCGCCGCTGAGGAGGGTGACCACCTCGAGCTCGTCGAGGGCCTTGCGGATGGAGGTCAGCTCCACGTTCGCGTCGTCCAGCAGGGAGGGCTCGTCCTCCTCGGCGGCCAGCTCCACCATGGTCTCGAGGTCGTCGATGCGGTCCGCGAGCGACTTGATGCGCTTGAGGTCTGCCTGCCGGTGGGAGAGCTTGGACGTGACCTTCTGCGCGGCCTCGGGGTCGTCCCAGAGGTCGGGCGCGGAGGCCTGCGCCTCGAGCTCGGCCACCTCCGCCGTCATCTTCTCGACGTCGGAGACCTGCTCGATGGAGGCCAGGGTGTGGCGCAGAGCGTCGATCTCTGCGGAGAAGTCAGTGTCAGCCATGGTCCGCCCAGCCTACCGCCCTGGGTCCGGGGGCGGCGCGAGGTCCGGAGGGGGCGGGTGAGCCGGCGGGTGAGGTCGCCGGACCGCCGGATGTGCGCGGGACCGCGTCCCGATGACGCGGTCCCGCGCACAGCGTGAGGTCCAACGACGGCGCCGACCGGGTTAGCATCGGCGCATGTCACAGCCCGCCCCCCACATCGTGCGCCGCGGTTCCGGCGCCCCGCTGATCCTCGTGCACGGCATGGGCGTGGACCACCGCCTGCTCCTGCCCCTGGACGCCGCCCTCGAGGCCGCCGGCGGCTGGGAGCGCATCTACCTGGACCTGCCCGGCTTCGGCGGGACCCCCGCCCTGCCCGCCCCCGGCGGCCTGCCGGAGCTGGCGGACTGGCTGGACGCCGCGGTCGGCGACCTGGTGGGCGACGCGCGGTTCGCCCTCCTGGGCAACTCCCTGGGCGGTCTGCTGGTGCGCGAGGTGCTCGCCCGGCGCCAGGGCCAGGTGGCGGGCCTCGCGCTGATCGCCCCCGTGGTGGATCCGGACCCGGAGCAGCGGGACGTGCCCGAGCGCGTGGTACTGGACACGGACGAGGCGCTGCTCGCCGAGCTGGATGAGGACGACGCCGAGCCGTTCCTGGACATGGCCGTCATCCAGACGCGCCCGGTGTGGGAGAACTTCCGCGAGCATGTGCTGCCCGGCGTGCGTGCCCTCGATAAGGACGCGGTGGAGAACCTGGAGAAGGACTATGCGCTGGAGGGCCCGCTGCCCGAGCAGCGGTTCGGCACGTTCGACCGGCCCACGCTGATCGTCACCGGCCGGCAGGACGACAAGGTCGGCTGGAAGGACCAGCTGGCGCTGGCGGAGCACTTCCCGCGCCTGACCCTGGCGATGCTGGACCGCACCGGCCACAACGTGCACCTGGATCAGGAGGCGGCCGTCGGCGCGATGGTGCAGAACTGGGCGGAGGACGCGGCGCGGGAGCTGTGATCGGGGCGGGGGCGGGCCGATGCTCCGGAATGCCGACCGCGCTGACGCCGTTGCCCGACCGGGCGGCACCTGGCCGCCCCGCCCGAGCCCCAGGAGAGCCATGTCCCCGCACTACGAGCACCCCAACGCCCCCGTCTCCGAGGATCCGCGCGCGTTCTGGGAGGCCCGCTACGGCGGGGACCAGGTGTGGTCCGGGAAGGTCAACGCCGCCACGGCCGCGCTGACGGCGGACCTGCCGCCGGGCCGGGCGCTGGACCTGGGCTGCGGCGAGGGCGGTGACGTGATCCACCTGGCCGAGGCCGGCTGGGATGCCACGGGCGTGGACCTCGCCGAGGCCGCGGTGACCCGCGCCCGGCGGGCGGCGCACAAGCGGGGCGTGGCGGAGCGGACCCACTTCATGGCGGCGGACCTGACGGACACGGGCTCCGGCTGGGGCCTTCCCGACGACGCCGGCGCACCCGGGTTCGATCTGGTCACCGCGTCCTTCCTGCAGTCCCCCGTGGCCCTGGACCGCGAGCGGATCCTGCGCCACGCGCTGACCCTGCTGGCTCCGGGCGGGCGCCTGGTGCTGGTGTCCCATGCGGCGCCCCCGCCGTGGGCGCCGGCCGAGTTCGCCGCGCGGGGACACTTCCCCTCCCCTGCGGACGAGCTGACCGTCCTCGGCGTGACCGTGTGCGGCGACGAGCGCTGGGACGTGGCGACCGCCGAGGTGCGGACTCGTGAGGTGACCGGGCCTGACGGTCAGGCGGCGGCCCTGGAGGACACCGTGGTGGTGGTCCGGCGGCGCTGACCCGTCCGCGCTGACCCCACAGAGCCCGCCGACCGGTGCGCCCGGTCAGCGGGTGAGGACCGTCCGCGAACTGCCCTCCGCGCTGACCGGCACGGTGGCGGGGAACAGCCCGGCGGCCCATCCGCCCGACGGCGGGACCAGGGAGACCTGCGCCTCGATCCGCACCACCACGGTGGCGCCGTCCTCGGCCACCCCCGAGGACACGGCAGCGATCCCGGGGACCGCTTCCTGCGCGCCCACGGCGGCCAGGTACTCCCCCACCGAACCCTGGACGGAGGCGGGATCGAGGACGACGCGCGGGTCGGCGTCGAGCTCGAAGGCCAGCTGCTCCGCCCCGGCCAGGGCGGCGCCGTCCGCGAAGGACTGCACCTTCCGCGCCTGGATGAGCACGCCGGTGGCGGCGAACAGGACGAGCAGCAGCGCGACCACCACGGCGGTGAGCCCGATGGTCAGCACGGTGGTCTGGCCGTCGTCGGCGGACGGGCGGATGCGGTGGCGCGGCGGGCAGGAGCCGCAGAGGGGCGCGGACATCAGTACCTCGGCATCCGCGCGCGAGCGCTGGAGTCGACGGTGACCAGGCCCTGGGGCAGCCAGGATCCGGGCACGAGCGGCGGAGTGAGCTCGACGGCCACCCGCACCTCCACCACCTCGCCGGACTCGAGGCTGCCGCACCCGCCGATGTCGCAGGCCAAGGACGCGTCGTACGCATCGGCGGCGACCCCGTAGTCCCCCAGGGTCAGGCGGATCGCGCCCTCCGCCGGACCGGGGCGGCCGCCGTCGGCGGAGACCACGACGCGGGCCGCCTGGTCGGCGGCGGCCACCGCGCCGAAGGCGGCGGCCTGGATCTGCGCAGCGAAGACCATGAGGTAGACCAGCGGCACCAGCAGGATCACGCTGAGCGCCAGGAACTCGACGCTCGCGGATCCGTCCTCGGCGGCCAGGCGCCCGCGCCGCTGACGAGCGTCAGAACCGGTGGGCATGGCCGTGCACCTCCACGGGGATCGGCCCGGGCAGGAAGCCCAGGCCCGGCAGGCTCGTGGACACGGTGACCCGGACCGTCGGGGCGCCGTCGAGGTCGATCGTCTCGGCGCTGACCTGGGCGTCCGCCTGCCCCGGCAGGGCAACGGTCAGGACCTGCCGGGCACGGGCTGCGCCGTCGGCGGGGTCACGGTCCGCGAGCGCCCCGTAGCGGGCGCCGGCGGAGGCGGCATCGATCAGGACGTTGCGGGTGTGGATGACGATGCCGGCCTGCAGCAGGGCCGCGAAGAGCAGCACGATCAGGGCCGTGACGAGCGCGTTCTCGGCGACCACGGACCCCCGCTCGTCGCCCCAGCGGGCACGGGCGGATGGGCCCGGGCGCGCCGGGGCGGCTGCGGAGGTCATGGGCGGCCTCAGCCGGCGCCGTTGACGCGGGCGATGGCGCTGTTGAACATCTCCTGGAGCGCGGGCAGCGCGAGGGCCAGGAGGCCGGCCACCAGCACGGCGGACATCAGGGTGATCATCACCCAGCCCGGGACGTCGCCGCGCTCGTCGCGGACGTCGTCGTGGAGGACGGAGGTCAGGATGGACAGGACGGTGAGGCTGATGCGGTAGAACAAGGGTTCCCCTCCAGGTGTGGCGGCGCGGGGCCGGGAGTGATGGTGTACGGGTCGTCGGGACGGGTGGACTATTCAGTTGTGGGTCTGTGGGCGCCGGCTAGAAGCCGAGACGCATGAGCGAGATGCCGGGGAAGACGGCGAACACCACGGTGAGCGGGAGGATCCCGAACACGAGGGGCACCATCATCTGGATCTCCTTGCGGCCGGCGGCCTCCATCAGCTCGCGACGGCCCATTTCGCGCACGTCCTGCGCCTGGGCGCGGAGCACGTCGGCCAGCGGGGTGCCGCGGTCCAGGGCGATCAGGATGCCGGCGATGAACCGCTCCACCGGAGCGAGCTGGATCCGCCGGCCCATGGCCTTCAGAGCGACGGCGAGGGAGGCCCCGGCGCGCATGTCCGCCAGTGCGGCGGCGAACTCCCGGGCGAGCTCGCCGCGGGCCGTCGTGGCGACCCGTTCCAGGGCGCCGGTGGTGCTCTCCCCCGCGCTGACGGACAGCGCGAAGAGCTCGGCCACGGAGGGGAACTCCGTCAGGATGGAGGCCCGCCGACGGGTGATGGCCCATCCGAGCGCCTGATCCCGCAGCATGTACCCGCCCAGCCCGGCGGCCACCACCAGAGCGGCCGCCGTGAACACGGGCACGGCCCCGGAGACCGCCAGGGTGAGGGCCGCCGCGGTGCCGGCCGCCACCCCCAGGCAGGCCCAGAGGACCTGCTGGGCGTGGTAGTCCACCGGGGTGAGCGGGGACCCCGCGGCCTCGAGCCGCCGGGACAGCGTCTCGCCTGCCGGGCTGAGGTTCTGCAGCAGCCGGGTCGCCGCCCCCAGAGGCGGTCCGAGCAGGCGTCCCCACGCTCCCCAGGGCGAGGTGGCCGCCGCCTCCCCATCCAGGAGTCGCGACGCGGGAACGTGGTGCCGCAGCTGCGGCTCCAGACGCTGCTCCAGGGTGGGGCGCCAGCCCAGGGGCTGGGCGAGGACGATGAGCCACAGGCCCACGCCCAGGAGCGTGCCGAGTCCGAGGCCGACGGCCAGTGCGGCGCTCATGCGAAGACCCTCCGGTCCGGCGGCAGCGAGCCGATGCGCCGCATGATCCGGTAGCACACCGCCGACGTCACGAGCCCCCCGATGAGGACCAGCCCGCCGGCGGCGGAGCGGTACGCCTCGACGGCGACCGGCTGGGTGCCCAGCAGGAGCAGGACGATCCATGGGGCGCAGACGGCCAGTCGGGCGGCGTTGACCGTCCAGGACTGGCGCGCCTCCAGCTCGGAGCGGATGCGGGCATCCTGTCGGAGGAACTCGGAGAGGGTCTGCAGCAGCAGGCCGATGTCTGCGCCACCGACTTCCCGGGTGAGCCGCAGGGACACCACCAGCCGATCCGCCACCGGGTCGGCCATGCGCGCTTTGAGCCTGTCCAGGGCGTCCACGAAACGCGCCCCCGCCCGGTAGTCGCGGGCGAACTCCCGGAACGGCTCCCGCAGCCCCTCCGGACCGCTGTCCCCGAGCTGGATCAGGGCCTCCGGCAGGGTCAGTCCGGCCCGGACCGCCGACCGCACGTGATCGACCGCATCCGGCCAGAGATCGCGCAGGGCCACGCTGCGGCGGGTGGCCTGCCAGGAGAGGATCGTCCACGGCAGCCCCGCGCCGAACACCGCGAAGCACGCGGCGATCGTCCACGTCCGGGTCAGCGCCAGCACGATCAGGCCCATCACCAGCCCGCCCGCGAGCATGGCCGAGACCACCCCTGCCGGAGTCAGCCGGGTGATGCCCGAGCGGGCGATCAGCGTGCTCAGCCGTGAGGGGCCGCGGTCCACGGCGGCCCGCACCGACGGCTCGGACCAGCACGCCCACCAGATCAGGAACAGACCCGCCCCGAGGGCCAGGCCGAGGACCAGGGGCATCAGCGCACCCCCAGGACGTCACGGGGGTCGATGCCCCGGCGCGCGAAGGCCTCGAACTCGAGGCTCGCAGCGGTGTTGAGGACGAGGTCGCCCTCGGTGTCCCTGCGGAAGAGGGCGGAGGTCTCGATGACGCCGTTCTCCACGCGGGATCCGACCGTGAGGACCTCTCGGACACGACGGCGTCCGTCCCGGTCCCGCTCGCAGTGCACCACCACGTCGATGCACGTGGCGACGGTGGGGACCACGAAGTTCCTCGAGATGTTCTCCCCTGCGAGCAGGGGCAGCGTGCAGAGCTTGGTCAGCGCATCGGCGGCGGAGTTCGCGTGGATGGTGCACATCCCGGCCAGTCCGGAGTTCAGCGCGACGAGCATGTCCAGGGCCTCGGCCTCCCGGACCTCGCCCACGATCAGGCGATCCGGGCGCATGCGCAGGGCCTCCTTGACGAGCCGCCGCAGCGGGATCTCCCCGTGGCCCTCGAGATTCGGCTGCCGGCACTGCAGGCCGACGACGTCCCGGACGGGGATCTGCAGCTCGAAGATCTCCTCCACCGTGATGACCCGCTCGCGTGCGCCGATCGAGGCGGCCAGGCAGTTGAGCATCGTGGTCTTGCCGGCCTGGGTGGCACCCGAGACCAGGACGTTCATGCCGGCGTCGACCGCCGCGTCGAGGAATCGGGCCGCGGCGGGCGTGAGGGAGCCGGAGCGCACCAGATCCTCGAGTCGCTGCGCGCGACTCACGAACTTGCGGATGTTCACGCTCCAGTGCCGCCGCGTGATGTCCGGGATGGCCACGTGCAGACGCGAGCCGTCCGGCAGGGCGGCGTCCACGAAGGGCATCGAGAGGTCGAGACGCCGGCCCGAGGACTTGAGCATGAGCTCGACGAGGTCTCGGACGCCCTCCTCGGTCAGGAGGATGCCGGTCAGCTCGGAGCGTCCGGACCGCGCGCAGTACACCTCGTCCGGAGCGTTGATCCAGATCTCCTCGACCGAGGGGTCGTCCATCAGGCGCTGCAGGGGCCCCAGGCCCGCGATCCGGTCGAAGAGCTCCTGCGACGCCCCCTCGGGGTCCTCCAGCCGTGGCAGGGAGCTGACGAGGGACCGGGCCTCGTAGTCCGCCGTGGCCTCGTCGATCAGGGCCCGGACGCGCTCGCCCTCCCGCTGGGGGTCCACCCCCTGTCGACGGACGAGCTCCCGCAGCTCGCCCTCCAGCATGCGCACGGCGTCCATGCACCCTCCTGTGCCCCCATGGGCGCGATCCCTGCGCCCTCACGTGATGCCCCGACCATAACGGCGGCGCACAGCTGGCGGAACACCCCCCTCCCACTCTGTGGACAACAGACGCACAGTGGACGGCGAGGGGGGGTTGTCCACAGCACGAGGTGCCCCCGCGACAGCGGCCGTCCCGGGCCTGCGACCCTGGCCTGGTCCGCCGGACGGCGGGGACCATCTCGCGAGAGGAGTCAGGATGTCCTGGCGGATCCGGGTGTTCGGCCTGGCCGGGCCGCACGACTGGGCCGTGCGCGGGCTGCCCGAGTCGGTGTCCGCCCAGGACGCCGAGGTGCGCCGCCGTCTGGGGTGCGATGCCCTGACCCGCGTCGCCACGCACGGTTCCTGCGTCACCTACGTGGCCCGGCCGGGAACGCGGCGGGGTGCGGCCGTGGAGGCAGCCGGCCCCGAGGTCGGCGTGCTCACATCGGACGGGCCCGACGCCGGCCGGCTCGCCCCCTTGGCCGGGGGCGGGCTCACCGTGGGCCGCGGCGGCAGTCGGCTCGTCCTGGACGACCCGCTCGTCCCGTCCGAGCCGACCCGGATCCTCCTGGAGGCGGACGGGGTGAGGGTGGACCGACCGGGAGTCGGCCACCCCACCCGGTGGACCGCCGAGGAGGGTCTCCGCGTCGGCGGGACGACGCTGTCCCTGGTGCGCGGGTCGTCGGCGCCGCTGCGCCCTCCCGAGGTGCTGATCCCAGCGGAGGTCGAACTGGGCCACGCCCCCGCGGAGCACTCCGCGGTGCTGCCGGTGGTCATGGCGGTCGGCCCCCTCGCGATCGGAGCGGTGCTCGCCGTGACCATGCGCACCTGGCTGTTCCTGCTCTTCGGTCTGGTCTCGGTGCTCGGCGTCGGCGTCATGCTCGGGCTTCAACGGGCCGCCCGCCGGCGTCACAGCGCCCTGCTGGCGGCGCGCGCGGCCGAGGTCGTCACGCGCAGGCGGGACCAGGAGCTCACCCCGGCGACCGTGAGCCGGGCCGTCCGCTCGCGCGCGGCCGATCGGTTCGGCCTCCTCCCGGCGCGGACCGACGCGCCCCCGCCCCTGCTGTGGTGGGGGGAGGGGACGGGGGTGCTGCCCTTCACCCGCAACGAGGAGACCGGCCGCTGGGACGCGTCCGTCGACGTCGCTCAGCCGGGGGCGACACCCTGCCCCGGCGGCTCCGTGGTCACCGTGACCGGCGGGAGCCGACTGATCCAGGCGGCCGGCCGCTGGGCCCTGTTCCAGCTCCTGCGTCACGCGGTGGCCACGGGGACGAGTCTGCGGGTCGCCTCCGGGGATCGTGTCCAGACGTGGTGGGGCCCCTCGGCGCCCGAGGCGAAGACGCTGCTGGAGCTGCCCGACGCCCCGTGGCTCCCCGCGGCCCTGCGGGTGTGGCGCTCGGCCGCCGGCCTCCCCGACCTGCCACCGACCGCCGACACCCCGGGGAGGACGTCGTCCGCCGTCGTGCGGCTGGGCACGGGCGCCCCGGGCGCGCCCGGCGCACGTGACGCGGACGCCCTCGACCTCGACGCACGGGTCCTGCACAGCCCCTCCCAGCGCCTGGACCTGCGGGACCTGCACGCCACCGGGATCAGCCCGTCGACCCTGCACTGGTGGCTGCAGGAGCTGGCCGACGACGTCGCCCGCCTCGGACTCGGCCCGGGCGGCGCCGACGCACTCCCGCTCCGCGTGCCCGACGCGGTGGGCCGTGCCTCCGCCGCCCGCCACGTGCGGGCACACATGACGCCGGACTCGCCCGGCGGCGGTCCGGGCGTCGTCCTGGACCTGGCCGACGACGGCCCGCACGTGCTGATCGCCGGCACCACCGGCTCGGGCAAGTCCGACCTGCTGCTCTCCCTGCTGGTGGGCCTGGCCGCCCACCACGCCCCCGCGGAGCTGTCCTTCGTGCTGCTGGACTTCAA
This Micrococcus flavus DNA region includes the following protein-coding sequences:
- a CDS encoding acetyl-CoA C-acetyltransferase; the encoded protein is MTASTPQPQPTDAVIVGGARTPFTRLLGQQAGLQAVELGAHAIRHALERSGVPAEDVDMVYLGQVVQAGAGQNPARQAALAAGIGWDVPAMTLNKVCLSGLVAVTDAARLIRLGEARVVVAGGQESMTNAPHLMPKARKGFKYGQATLLDSVEWDGLTDTLSHEAMGELTESGNAERGLSRAEQDEVAAASHQRAAQAQADGVFDAEIASVEIPQRKGEPLVVSQDEGVRPDATVESLGGLRPAFTADGTITAGNSSPLSDGAAALVVTSRAYAEERGLPVLATVGAAGQTAGPDSSQLHSQPADAVKEALRKQGWDVADLDFVEINEAFGAVAVQSLRDLDYPLEKTNIHGGAIALGHPIGASGARLALHAALELDRRGGGRAAVSLCGGGGQGEALILFR
- a CDS encoding SRPBCC family protein, with product MTEIEETTKPATPPPVSAEETVAAPAAALFALLADPARHPEIDGGTNVAAPVDPAPICGVGDRFRMDLAHGVRVECVVHRFERDRVIAWEPGRLGEAPSGQLWTWELEPVSEESTRVRVTYDGTRIAPDQEKRLARAWALIEEKLVGSIRRLGAAADRTAR
- a CDS encoding 2,3-butanediol dehydrogenase, with amino-acid sequence MRAARWHGEKDIRIEEIEAPTAGPGQVLIDVAWCGICGTDLHEYLEGPIFIPPHGHPHPISGDSAPVTLGHEMSGTVAALGEGVEDLTVGQKVVVEPYIIRPEDQNDEQYNLAPDMNFIGLGGNGGGLAEQIAVERRWVHPVADSVPLDEAALIEPLSVAHHAWVRAGSPTSGTALIGGAGPIGALTAAVLKGKGLTVYVSELSELRRQKVVDAGVVDEAFDPREVDVAARVRELTDGRGVDVAFECTSVDVVLDLLLDAVRPGGVIVNESIWGHEPKVALHKLVMKEIDLRGTIAYAHDHADTVRMVEAGEVDLKPFITGRIGLDEIVEKGFDTLINHNETAVKILVSPSGKGL
- the prfB gene encoding peptide chain release factor 2, with the protein product MADTDFSAEIDALRHTLASIEQVSDVEKMTAEVAELEAQASAPDLWDDPEAAQKVTSKLSHRQADLKRIKSLADRIDDLETMVELAAEEDEPSLLDDANVELTSIRKALDELEVVTLLSGEYDQRDAVITIRAGAGGVDAADFAETLMRMYLRWAEQKGWSSKVMDTSYAEEAGLKSATFEINAPFAFGTLSVEAGTHRLVRISPFDNQGRRQTSFAAVEVVPLIESDDSIEIPENEIKVDVFRSSGPGGQSVNTTDSAVRMTHIPTGIVVSMQNEKSQIQNRAAALRVLQSRLLLQRKAEEDAKKKEMAGDVKASWGDQMRSYVLNPYQMVKDLRTGHEEGNPSAVFDGAIDDFIDAGIRWRAEQAKEAAAEAEADKG
- a CDS encoding alpha/beta fold hydrolase; this encodes MSQPAPHIVRRGSGAPLILVHGMGVDHRLLLPLDAALEAAGGWERIYLDLPGFGGTPALPAPGGLPELADWLDAAVGDLVGDARFALLGNSLGGLLVREVLARRQGQVAGLALIAPVVDPDPEQRDVPERVVLDTDEALLAELDEDDAEPFLDMAVIQTRPVWENFREHVLPGVRALDKDAVENLEKDYALEGPLPEQRFGTFDRPTLIVTGRQDDKVGWKDQLALAEHFPRLTLAMLDRTGHNVHLDQEAAVGAMVQNWAEDAAREL
- a CDS encoding class I SAM-dependent methyltransferase produces the protein MSPHYEHPNAPVSEDPRAFWEARYGGDQVWSGKVNAATAALTADLPPGRALDLGCGEGGDVIHLAEAGWDATGVDLAEAAVTRARRAAHKRGVAERTHFMAADLTDTGSGWGLPDDAGAPGFDLVTASFLQSPVALDRERILRHALTLLAPGGRLVLVSHAAPPPWAPAEFAARGHFPSPADELTVLGVTVCGDERWDVATAEVRTREVTGPDGQAAALEDTVVVVRRR
- a CDS encoding pilus assembly protein TadG-related protein — translated: MSAPLCGSCPPRHRIRPSADDGQTTVLTIGLTAVVVALLLVLFAATGVLIQARKVQSFADGAALAGAEQLAFELDADPRVVLDPASVQGSVGEYLAAVGAQEAVPGIAAVSSGVAEDGATVVVRIEAQVSLVPPSGGWAAGLFPATVPVSAEGSSRTVLTR
- a CDS encoding TadE/TadG family type IV pilus assembly protein, with the translated sequence MTSAAAPARPGPSARARWGDERGSVVAENALVTALIVLLFAALLQAGIVIHTRNVLIDAASAGARYGALADRDPADGAARARQVLTVALPGQADAQVSAETIDLDGAPTVRVTVSTSLPGLGFLPGPIPVEVHGHAHRF
- a CDS encoding type II secretion system F family protein, translated to MSAALAVGLGLGTLLGVGLWLIVLAQPLGWRPTLEQRLEPQLRHHVPASRLLDGEAAATSPWGAWGRLLGPPLGAATRLLQNLSPAGETLSRRLEAAGSPLTPVDYHAQQVLWACLGVAAGTAAALTLAVSGAVPVFTAAALVVAAGLGGYMLRDQALGWAITRRRASILTEFPSVAELFALSVSAGESTTGALERVATTARGELAREFAAALADMRAGASLAVALKAMGRRIQLAPVERFIAGILIALDRGTPLADVLRAQAQDVREMGRRELMEAAGRKEIQMMVPLVFGILPLTVVFAVFPGISLMRLGF
- a CDS encoding type II secretion system F family protein — protein: MPLVLGLALGAGLFLIWWACWSEPSVRAAVDRGPSRLSTLIARSGITRLTPAGVVSAMLAGGLVMGLIVLALTRTWTIAACFAVFGAGLPWTILSWQATRRSVALRDLWPDAVDHVRSAVRAGLTLPEALIQLGDSGPEGLREPFREFARDYRAGARFVDALDRLKARMADPVADRLVVSLRLTREVGGADIGLLLQTLSEFLRQDARIRSELEARQSWTVNAARLAVCAPWIVLLLLGTQPVAVEAYRSAAGGLVLIGGLVTSAVCYRIMRRIGSLPPDRRVFA